The following proteins are encoded in a genomic region of Magallana gigas chromosome 1, xbMagGiga1.1, whole genome shotgun sequence:
- the LOC136269582 gene encoding uncharacterized protein: protein MGLLVVFIFIFAIGTTVLAGGEDHTIAQAACTGMGSEKRYTAAIPRERGGKSCQDICSSVTDMDEETEYPGTKPYCIEGILIYQKKGPKDTLNTKWMNTWKYGAKGCVQTKWGPNFCCCSV, encoded by the exons ATGGGTCTTCTAGTTgtcttcattttcatttttg CAATTGGCACTACGGTTCTAGCAGGTGGGGAGGACCATACAATTGCGCAAGCAGCTTGCACTGGAATGGGCTCAGAGAAAAGATACACCGCTGCAATTCCTCGAGAACGAGGGGGAAAGTCATGTCAGGATATTTGTAGTTCAGTGACCGACATGGACGAGGAAACTGAATATCCAGGAAC taaGCCATATTGTATCGAGGGGATTCTGATCTATCAGAAAAAAGGACCAAAGGACACATTGAACACTAAATGGATGAACACATGGAAGTATGGCGCCAAGGGTTGTGTTCAAACAAAATGGGGACCAAACTTCTGCTGTTGCTCAGTGTAA